Genomic window (Candidatus Aegiribacteria sp.):
AATGACCGGATCTGACCTCGCATCCTCGATCAGTTCGATGGAATCAATGATTCTGAACTTCAACAATATCATAGCTCCGGCCAGGATGGACTCAGTTGCTGCTCTGGTTATCGCAGTATGTCCGTCACTCTGGGAATCAGGTTTTTACGATTCAATCTATTCCTACGACCCAAAACTCGCTCTTGGTACACAGTTCTCCCTTTCCTGTCCCAATATTGACAGGCATGGTGGTGTAGTTGGCGGTCTTATTGAGAAAGATTTCCCCGATTCATTGTTCCTGGAGGAAGACTGGTCCGAAACACTGACGGTCTTCAGCTTCCCGGAGTACGCCGAAATGAGAAGACTTCAGGTTTCAAGAGCAAACCTTATCCGCGCAGCAGAAGAGCAGGCTGCATACCTTGCCCAGAGATATCCATCTGTTATTCATCCAAAACTGCCGGAAAATCTCGATGTGGATATCGATAATCTTATCGACCCACTCGGTGGCGAGTATGTGTTTGAAGTTATTCCCGATACAACATATATCTTCTACGAAAATCCTCGTGGAACTTCAAGAAGAGCAAGGGGCGACTCTGTCCTGGTTGAAACCATGAAATTCGTGGCTTACACTACAATGGACCCCGAACTCTCCAGAGTTGAGGTTTTCTTCACCCATCCGCTCAGATTCCCCAGCCGTTCAGACGGCGCGATTCCCGGAACTAATGACAAATTGACTGTTATTATGAACTGGGATCGTTCCGAACTGGGAACCCTGCAGATCGATGAGCGGGAGGTTGATCTTGTTGAAGAGTCATCCTGGGACTTCATCAGTTCGAAATTCGGAACGGCTGAAGGTCCGGATTCCGTTCAGTAAAGAAAACACGTCTGCAATTCTGGAACCTTTTTCTTTAAGCAGGATAAAGTGTGTACTTATTCTGCCAATATTTAAAGAATTCACTATGGAGGTGCTGCATGTCGGATAAGTTCAGTGATATAGAAACAATGGGCGAGAAGTCGGACAATCAGTATGTCCTGGCTCTTGCAATCGCAAAAAGGGTCAGAAAGCTCAGATCCGGAGCCCCTCCTCTTATCGACAGTAAAGATGCTAAGAGAAAGCCATTTGACACAGCAATGAAAGAGATTTACCAGAAAAAAATCACTTATACGCTTGATGATGATGTACAGTAGTAAAAAAAACAGATATCTTGAAAGGATGATTGTTATGAGGGTAACCCTGTTCTTGACAATTTCAGCGATACTTATTCTGGGAGCTTGTGGAACTCAGGGCACTTCAGATAATGAAATAACGGATTCATCTAGAGTCCTTGCAACAGTTAACGATACTCAGATTACTGAACAGATGCTTAAAGATGAGCTGGAAATGATCCCACCTTATCAGAGAACTTCATTTGAAACTCCTGAGGGCAGAAGGCTCCTCCTGAACCATATTGTGGAGAGAGAACTGCTGCTGACTGCGGCAATAGACCTTGAATTTGAAGAAGATTCTTTCGTTATCGCTCAGGTAGATCTGGCGATGCAGCAGGTTATAATAGCCAAGGAAAGAGCTCTCATTCAAACCTTCTACCAACAGGAAGTGGTAGACGCAGTCGTAATTCCGGATGAGGAAATACTCGAATACTACAATGAACACTCAGGTGACATATACCGCCAGGAAGCACAGGTTAAAGTTTCACAGATCCTTCTGACTCTTGAGGAAGATACCGCAGCTGTTATAGCAGCTCTTGAAGCCGGTGATTCCTTTGAGACTGTCGTTCTGGAAATGAGCGAGCATGAACCTACAGTCAATACTGACGGGGACATGGGCTGGATTACCATTAACGCTCCATTGCCTTACCTTGGTGAACAGTCAGAGATATCAGAAGCACTGTTTGCTGCTGAGGCGGGAGAAGTTACAGGACCTTACTCAACCATCATGGGTTACCATTTCTTCCTTGTAACAGATAAGAAGGAAGAAGGCATACGCCCGCTTGAGGAAGTCAGAGAATCCATTGAGAACGTCCTCAAACCTGCGATGGTCAATTCATATTTCCAGGATGACCTTCTACCCCGGCTCAGAGAACAGTACGGGGTTGAAATAAACGAAGACGCGTTCCTTCCGGATGAAAACATGCCTGCGGATTCACTTCTGCAGTCAGCTCAAAATCTCATGGAAACGAATCCTGAGACTGCAGTTGAGTATTTCAAACTCTTCATCGAACGTTTTCCTGAACATGAACGCGCACACCAGGCTCAGTTCCTGATCGGATTCACCTACTCCGAACAGATAGCGGATTACGATTCCGCAATAGAAGCTTTTCAGGCTGTAATAGACAATTATCCTGAATCGGATTTCGTGGATGATGCGGAATGGATGATTCAGAATATGGGTGTTCCACCGGAAGAGCTTCTCTTAGACCAGAACTCAGAACTGAATGAAGAGAATACAGAAGATTCAACTCTTTAGAAAATAATACATCAGTTGCGAAAGAACCCCGGGGTGAACTACCCGGGGTTTTCTCTGGCACCTCGCTGGCTCATATTCACTCCATACATTCCAGAAGGCAGGAGGTTTTGTTTGAGATTCAGTTTTTATCAGGTGCTGATTACAATTTCCATACTGATGCTTGCAGTTCTGGCTGGATGTGGTCCTGTTGCTGATGAACATTCTCCGGAGGGTATAACTGTACTTGCCGAAAATGCACTGCAATCAGGAAATGCGTCAGAAGCGGTGCGATTGTATACTTCAGCTCTTGAGCAGTTCCCTGATGATATAAAAATATCTTCATGGCTGCTGGGAAAAGGCAGAGCACTCCTCATTCTTGGACGCACGGAGGAAGCAATCTCAAACGCTTCACAGGCAGTCTCGAATGCTGTGGACTCACATACAGCATCAAGCGCAACATTCCTTATAGCGGAAGCGGAAATCGCACAGGGTTCAATTCGAAAGGGAATAGAAACTCTAATAATCCTTGATCAGGATAATCTTGACAGGGCTGAATCTAAGAATGCAATCGATGTGCTCCGGTCGGCGCTTGGAAAAGTGGATATGGATTTTCTAACTGAGGAACCAGCCACAGGATGGACGCAGGTTTTTATACTCCTTGAACTGGAGGAAAGGTACGCCGCGCAGGGTGAAACTGACAAAGCAATCCTTACCGGAATGGAAATCGATCGACTCTTCCCAGACGCACATGACCGATATGGTCAACCTTCTGTGGAAGCTCAGGAGGACGGATTTGTAGCTCTTGTACTGCCGGCTACAGGAGATGGATCCATATATGCTGAACGCGTTTCCTCAGGAGTATGTCTTGCCTTTATGAGAACTTCAGATCTTTTCAGATCAGCGCCAAGGCTGATAACATTCGACTTCACCGGTGACAGTGATGATCTTGTCAACATCATCAATTCGCTTGGCTCCAATCCAGCATGCCTTGCACTTATTGGTCCTCTAACAAGCAGGAACGCCGAGATAGCAGCTCCCAATGCGCAGAGGTGGAACCTGCCAATGATTACTCCCACAGCAACATCGTCTGTCCTTGATGATTATGGCAATTACGTACACAGACTCGTTGTTTCTCAGGGCAACGACGCAGCGGCTGTAGCTGAATATGCTGTCCGGAATGCAGGATGCTCGAGATTTGCCATTATTCATGTCTATACATCTGAATCAGTGGCCAATGCAGAACAATTCAAGTCCGTTGTGGAAGAACTTGGCGGAGAGATTGTAGCAATGGAGGGTTATGAAACAGGAGCTACAGATTACAGAGATCAGATAAATGCAATAAAATATCTGAACCCTGACGGTATATTCCTGCCGGTGGAAGCCTGGGACGCTATTCAACTTGCGCCACAACTAAGATTCTACCGGGTTAACGCCCGGCTTTTCGGAACATCCGGCTGGGATGATGAGATACTGGTGGAGCAGGGTGGTGAATACGTTGAAGGAGCTGTGTTCCCGATCTCATTCGGATCGGGATCCATGAATCCGGCAACAGCGCGGTTCTCCTATTTCTTTGAACGGGAATATGATTCCCTGCCGACCATGCTGTCTGCTCAGGGTTATGATACTGCCAGGATCATACTGGGTGCCTGGGAAGACGGAGTTCCCTCCAGATCCTCCCTGGAGAATCATCTGGAAAATCTAAATGTATATTTCGGAGCTACAGGTATGTGTACACTGGGAAATGTATCAATTCCCCGTTCAGCGTTTCCACTAGTAAGAGTTATTGACGGAGAAATCGTAAGCATTGAGTAATTCTTCCGGCAAACACTGGGGTATAGATATTGGCGGTTCCACAACCATTCTTGGATATATTGATAATGATGGGTTTAAAACCGTTTCCACGCTTCAGACTATTCCATCTGAGGAACCTGAAAAACTGCTTTTACGAATCAGTCGAACAATCTCAAGCGTTGATGATTCTCCTCTAACAATTGGAGCAGGAATCGCCGGACTGGTCGACAGAGAGAACGGCGTTCTCATCAATTCACCGAACCTTTCCAAATGGGTTCGGTTTCCCCTTCGCGACAGGCTCATTAAGATGTTCAAATGTCCCGCTGTTATAGACAATGACTGTAACACATTCGCAATTCGAAGCATTGATTCCGGAGAAATCCCATCCGACGGACTCTCGCTGCTGATAACGCTGGGTACCGGAATAGGGGGAACTATTATTCATAATGGTACTATCCTTTACGGCAAAGGTTATGCCGGAGAATTCGGACATATGACAGTTAATGCTTCAGGTGAGCCATGCCCATGCGGAGCACGAGGGTGCTGGGAAAGATACGCTGCCGCTGAAGCGCTTGTTCGATACTTCAAGGGAACCGGAAGTGATTCGATAGATACGGATCCAAGGAAAATTGCACAGCTTGCCGAAGCCGGTAATGAAGATGCCCTGAAAGCATTCGAGAAATTCGGTAAATGGGTGGGAATCGGTCTAGCGAGCCTTTCCCACTGCTTCAGTCCTTCCGGGATTTTTCTAGCGGGAGGCCTTGTGAAGACATTCAGTCTCTTTATTGAACATGCCAGGCTTGAATTCAATTTGAGATGTCCATATGAATGGAACGTTTCAGCACTGTCCTCCTGCTCCGATGCCGGAGCAGAAGGTGCCGCAATTATGGGAAGAGCATTATCTCAATGATCTGTTTTCTCGTTCTGATACTTCTTGCCACTCCTGATCCAAGGGACACCGGGAACACCAGTACTGACTCTACAAATTCACTGTCCAGGCTTGAAACGATCGTATATTCAGCTGATTCCCTTGTATTCTATCCGGATACGGGAGACCTTATTCTGATAGGTTCCACAACGCTGGATTACAGAGATATGACACTTCAATCAGATACGGTAATGTACTTCGCTGAAGAGGAACTCATAGAAGCAAACGGTGCTACAGAGCTTTTCGACAGGGGTGAATCTATTACAGGTGATGGTTTGATCTACAGCCTTCCATCCAGAAAAGGGCGGATTACAAGCGCTGCTTCACAGTACGAGTTCGGTTTCTATCATGGCGAATCAATCACCAGGGTCGGTCCAAATGAATTCAACATTACAGATGCAAGGTTCACAACCTGTGAAGAGGATTCGAGCCACTACTATTTCTACTGCCCGGTTATGAAAGTTTTCCCGGATGACAAGGCCGTTGCCAGACCGGTTTATCTTTATGTGAAGGATACTCCCATCCTCTATTTCCCTTACTGGGTCTTCCCTATCCGACGCGGAAGACATTCCGGCTTCACGACTCCTAAATTCGGTCAGACGACCAGAGACGGAAGATTCCTGAGAGAACTGGGATATTATTTCGCTTTTTCGGACTACGCTGATCTCTGGATCCACGGAGATATCATGGAGAAGACACGATTCGTGATTGCTGCTGATGAACGACACAGAATCAGATATCTGTGCTACGGAAATCTCAGAACAGAATGGAGGAGGGAATTCGAAGCCAGGAGGGATAGATGGATGATTTTCGGGCAGCACCTCCATGATTTTCCGGACGGAACTTCGGTTCGTCTCCAGGGGGAGTTCCTCAGTGATAAGTCCTATCTGGAAGAGACTCAGCAATCTCCAGAAGACAGAATGACCGGAGAGTTACGCTCATGGATCAGCGTAAACAGATACTTCGGTAGACTGAGCTTCCAGGCAGTTCTTGACAGAACAAGTTATCTTAATCTTGATCCTGATTCAATCCCCAATGAAGTGGAATCAATACAGGAACTACCTGATATTCGCTTTTCCCTTCCATCCGCTCCCCTTTTCAAATCTCCATCTGATCCTCTCCTCATCCGACCCTGGCATTCCATTTACTGGAATTTAAGCGGGCATTACCTCTCCATGGACAAAAGACTGGAAGATTCGAGAGCTACAAATTCAGCTGTAAAAATCACTTCCGGACTCACAGGCTCAAGCAGATTGTGGGGATGGCTTTCTTTTGCTCCGTCTTTGAACGCGACAGGGACAGTATATGACAGAGACAGACAGGATAATAACCTGCCATGGTGGCTGCATGCATCAACTACTTTATCTCTCTCAACTGATATCTACGGTATTTTCAGCACAGGTATCTTCGGTATGGAAGCTATCAGACATACGATTACTCCGGGTGTTTCCCTGCAGTGGGCACCTGACAGATTCATCAATAATGATGGGGTCGTTGAAGCAGATTCTGCCGGAGAAGAATACTACATATTCTCCGATTTCGGACTTCCTTCCGGAAGGCGTACAGTCTCCTTCAACCTCCAGAACAGGCTTGAAGGAAAGCGGCGGGAGAATAACAGAATATCCCGATTTGGGATCGCTTCACTCACATTCTCCACCTCTGCGAATCTTGACGACAAAGAAACACCATTCACTCCTTTGATGGCAACTCTTGAACTCTCTCCATTCACAAATCTGAGTATAAGGGGAAACGGAAGCTGGGATTTCTATGAGAACGAGCTTTCAGACATGTCACTGTCCACAAGTCTACGACTTTCGGGATACGACCGTACTCTTCTTCCTGATTCCGGGAGTACTGAAAGGGGTATGCCCTTGAGACTGACCCTGTCACATTATTACCGGTACGGGTTGCATGGAGAAGACGATATCAGCAAACTTCGGGTTTCCGCATCACTGGACCTTACTCCAGGCTGGTCACTGGAATACAGCGCGTATTACGACATGTCAGGAGAAAGTTTCATAAATCAGAGTTACACCTTAAGGAGAAACCTTCATTGCTGGGAGGCCGTCTTTGTAAGGCACATATCAGATGTAGACAGTGGATTCTATTTCAGAATCAACATAATCGATGTACCTGACATAAAAAT
Coding sequences:
- a CDS encoding DNA-directed RNA polymerase subunit omega; translated protein: MSDKFSDIETMGEKSDNQYVLALAIAKRVRKLRSGAPPLIDSKDAKRKPFDTAMKEIYQKKITYTLDDDVQ
- the lptD gene encoding LPS assembly protein LptD, whose translation is MICFLVLILLATPDPRDTGNTSTDSTNSLSRLETIVYSADSLVFYPDTGDLILIGSTTLDYRDMTLQSDTVMYFAEEELIEANGATELFDRGESITGDGLIYSLPSRKGRITSAASQYEFGFYHGESITRVGPNEFNITDARFTTCEEDSSHYYFYCPVMKVFPDDKAVARPVYLYVKDTPILYFPYWVFPIRRGRHSGFTTPKFGQTTRDGRFLRELGYYFAFSDYADLWIHGDIMEKTRFVIAADERHRIRYLCYGNLRTEWRREFEARRDRWMIFGQHLHDFPDGTSVRLQGEFLSDKSYLEETQQSPEDRMTGELRSWISVNRYFGRLSFQAVLDRTSYLNLDPDSIPNEVESIQELPDIRFSLPSAPLFKSPSDPLLIRPWHSIYWNLSGHYLSMDKRLEDSRATNSAVKITSGLTGSSRLWGWLSFAPSLNATGTVYDRDRQDNNLPWWLHASTTLSLSTDIYGIFSTGIFGMEAIRHTITPGVSLQWAPDRFINNDGVVEADSAGEEYYIFSDFGLPSGRRTVSFNLQNRLEGKRRENNRISRFGIASLTFSTSANLDDKETPFTPLMATLELSPFTNLSIRGNGSWDFYENELSDMSLSTSLRLSGYDRTLLPDSGSTERGMPLRLTLSHYYRYGLHGEDDISKLRVSASLDLTPGWSLEYSAYYDMSGESFINQSYTLRRNLHCWEAVFVRHISDVDSGFYFRINIIDVPDIKIEQHVSNF
- a CDS encoding peptidyl-prolyl cis-trans isomerase, which codes for MRVTLFLTISAILILGACGTQGTSDNEITDSSRVLATVNDTQITEQMLKDELEMIPPYQRTSFETPEGRRLLLNHIVERELLLTAAIDLEFEEDSFVIAQVDLAMQQVIIAKERALIQTFYQQEVVDAVVIPDEEILEYYNEHSGDIYRQEAQVKVSQILLTLEEDTAAVIAALEAGDSFETVVLEMSEHEPTVNTDGDMGWITINAPLPYLGEQSEISEALFAAEAGEVTGPYSTIMGYHFFLVTDKKEEGIRPLEEVRESIENVLKPAMVNSYFQDDLLPRLREQYGVEINEDAFLPDENMPADSLLQSAQNLMETNPETAVEYFKLFIERFPEHERAHQAQFLIGFTYSEQIADYDSAIEAFQAVIDNYPESDFVDDAEWMIQNMGVPPEELLLDQNSELNEENTEDSTL
- a CDS encoding ROK family protein; translation: MSNSSGKHWGIDIGGSTTILGYIDNDGFKTVSTLQTIPSEEPEKLLLRISRTISSVDDSPLTIGAGIAGLVDRENGVLINSPNLSKWVRFPLRDRLIKMFKCPAVIDNDCNTFAIRSIDSGEIPSDGLSLLITLGTGIGGTIIHNGTILYGKGYAGEFGHMTVNASGEPCPCGARGCWERYAAAEALVRYFKGTGSDSIDTDPRKIAQLAEAGNEDALKAFEKFGKWVGIGLASLSHCFSPSGIFLAGGLVKTFSLFIEHARLEFNLRCPYEWNVSALSSCSDAGAEGAAIMGRALSQ
- a CDS encoding ABC transporter substrate-binding protein, encoding MRFSFYQVLITISILMLAVLAGCGPVADEHSPEGITVLAENALQSGNASEAVRLYTSALEQFPDDIKISSWLLGKGRALLILGRTEEAISNASQAVSNAVDSHTASSATFLIAEAEIAQGSIRKGIETLIILDQDNLDRAESKNAIDVLRSALGKVDMDFLTEEPATGWTQVFILLELEERYAAQGETDKAILTGMEIDRLFPDAHDRYGQPSVEAQEDGFVALVLPATGDGSIYAERVSSGVCLAFMRTSDLFRSAPRLITFDFTGDSDDLVNIINSLGSNPACLALIGPLTSRNAEIAAPNAQRWNLPMITPTATSSVLDDYGNYVHRLVVSQGNDAAAVAEYAVRNAGCSRFAIIHVYTSESVANAEQFKSVVEELGGEIVAMEGYETGATDYRDQINAIKYLNPDGIFLPVEAWDAIQLAPQLRFYRVNARLFGTSGWDDEILVEQGGEYVEGAVFPISFGSGSMNPATARFSYFFEREYDSLPTMLSAQGYDTARIILGAWEDGVPSRSSLENHLENLNVYFGATGMCTLGNVSIPRSAFPLVRVIDGEIVSIE